From the genome of Eucalyptus grandis isolate ANBG69807.140 chromosome 2, ASM1654582v1, whole genome shotgun sequence, one region includes:
- the LOC104433166 gene encoding LOW QUALITY PROTEIN: 2-oxoglutarate and iron-dependent oxygenase domain-containing protein CP2 (The sequence of the model RefSeq protein was modified relative to this genomic sequence to represent the inferred CDS: inserted 1 base in 1 codon) produces the protein MSVDASPTDRFKQFRPPSPASNGNGNGALSAASPAPARAAHRLRLNPTDHHEPDSYEDLQSQLDFSPMLFSSLERYLPPPLLALSRDAKVDYMRDILLRYSPEGERTRVLRHREYRQKILANYKPLHRELYSLHAASFFVPSFLRALKENTEESFRSIITEPSPGIYVFEMLQSRACEMLLDEVENFERWVHDTNFRIMRPNTMNRYGVVLDDFGLETMLARMMDDFVRPIARVFYPEVGGSTLDSHHGFVVEYGMDRDVELGFHVDDSEVTLNVCLGEQFSGGELFFXGVRCDKHVNSETQQEESFDYAHTPGHAVLHRGRHRHGARATTSGHRANLILWCRSSVFRELKKYQTDFSSWCGECLRTKRVRHQSSLASTKLELMRRERRAA, from the exons ATGTCGGTGGACGCCTCCCCGACCGATCGCTTCAAGCAATTCCGGCCGCCCAGCCCCGCCAGCAACGGCAACGGCAACGGCGCCCTCTCGGCGGCCTCCCCAGCGCCGGCCCGGGCGGCCCACCGGCTCCGCCTGAACCCGACCGATCATCACGAGCCGGACAGCTACGAGGACCTGCAGAGCCAGCTCGACTTCAGCCCCATGCTCTTCAGCTCCCTGGAGCGTTACCTGCCTCCCCCGCTCCTGGCCCTCTCCCGCGACGCCAAGGTCGACTACATGCGCGACATCCTCCTCCGGTACTCCCCCGAGGGCGAACGCACGCGC GTCCTAAGGCATCGAGAATACAGGCAGAAGATTCTAGCTAACTATAAG CCTCTTCACAGAGAGCTTTACAGCCTGCACGCCGCAAGTTTCTTTGTGCCCTCGTTTCTGAGGGCGTTGAAGGAAAACACGGAAGAGAGTTTTAGAAGTATAATTACTGAACCCTCTCCGGGGATATATGTGTTTGAGATGCTTCAGTCACGGGCCTGTGAAATGTTATTGGACGAG GTAGAGAACTTTGAGAGATGGGTCCATGACACAAATTTCAGGATCATGCGGCCTAATACGATGAATAGATATGGTGTTGTCCTTGATGACTTTGGTTTGGAGACCATGCTTGCTAGAATGATGGATGACTTCGTTCGTCCCATAGCTAGGG TTTTCTATCCAGAAGTTGGCGGGTCCACCCTGGATTCTCATCATGGTTTTGTTGTTGAATATGGAATGGATAGGGATGTTGAACTTG GTTTCCATGTAGATGACTCTGAAGTCACTTTAAATGTTTGTTTGGGTGAGCAATTTTCGGGTGGAGAATTGTTTT GTGGCGTTCGATGTGATAAGCATGTAAACTCAGAGACACAGCAAGAG GAAAGCTTTGACTATGCCCATACCCCTGGTCATGCAGTTCTTCATCGTGGTCGCCATCGTCATGGTGCTAGAGCCACAACATCCGGACATCGGGCCAACTTAATTTTGTGGTGCAGAAG TTCTGTCTTTCGAGAGCTGAAGAAATATCAGACAGATTTCTCTAGCTGGTGTGGGGAGTGCCTACGCACCAAGAGAGTGAGGCATCAATCGTCACTTGCCAGCACCAAATTG